The Agrococcus carbonis genome has a window encoding:
- a CDS encoding alpha/beta fold hydrolase yields MRNAQAATLRSTFGALERTAPALGAQLAERLWFSVGRPPSRAERGRRAGLAEAGVAFTADAAGAPVRGRVFGDAVAPLATLVHGWGGWWQQLGAFVPLLLERGYRVVAFDALAHGDSGAGALGRRSTTVPEMAESYAAVVDRFGAPTLTVAHSMGCVSVAWAQREHGIVPERQVLVAPAATTDGMVDTFATALGIGPAVRAGLVERFVRRVGRPLEDFDLLPLVEAEQAAGRLAPALIVHDRADAVTSADASARLAEAWSGSELLLTDGLGHRRVLRDAGVVAAARRFLDATADRPATRL; encoded by the coding sequence GTGCGAAACGCGCAGGCGGCGACACTGCGATCGACCTTCGGGGCGCTCGAGCGCACGGCGCCAGCCCTGGGCGCGCAGCTCGCCGAGCGCCTCTGGTTCTCGGTCGGCCGGCCGCCGTCGCGCGCAGAGCGCGGCCGGCGAGCCGGGCTGGCCGAGGCGGGCGTGGCGTTCACGGCGGATGCGGCGGGTGCGCCGGTGCGCGGTCGCGTCTTCGGCGACGCGGTCGCCCCGCTCGCCACCCTCGTGCACGGCTGGGGCGGGTGGTGGCAGCAGCTGGGCGCCTTCGTGCCGCTGCTGCTCGAGCGGGGCTACCGCGTGGTCGCGTTCGACGCGCTCGCGCACGGCGACTCCGGGGCGGGAGCGCTCGGGCGCCGCTCGACCACGGTGCCCGAGATGGCGGAGAGCTATGCCGCTGTCGTCGATCGCTTCGGCGCGCCGACGCTGACCGTCGCGCACTCGATGGGATGCGTGTCGGTGGCGTGGGCGCAGCGCGAGCACGGCATCGTGCCCGAGCGGCAGGTGCTCGTCGCGCCGGCGGCGACGACCGACGGGATGGTCGACACCTTCGCGACGGCGCTCGGCATCGGACCCGCGGTGCGCGCCGGGCTCGTCGAGCGCTTCGTGCGCCGCGTCGGCCGCCCGCTTGAGGACTTCGACCTGCTGCCGCTCGTCGAGGCTGAGCAGGCGGCGGGCCGCCTCGCCCCGGCGCTCATCGTGCACGACCGGGCGGATGCGGTGACGTCGGCGGATGCGTCGGCTCGGCTCGCGGAGGCCTGGAGCGGGTCCGAGCTGCTGCTGACCGACGGGCTGGGGCACCGCCGAGTGCTGCGGGACGCAGGCGTGGTTGCGGCCGCGAGGCGGTTCCTCGACGCGACGGCCGACCGGCCAGCGACGCGACTCTGA
- a CDS encoding iron-containing alcohol dehydrogenase translates to MSFDINTPPVLRFGAGSVDTIGELLATMGAARPLVVTDAFLVGAGVAARVTDALAAAGAQAAVFDGTIPDPTTDSLEAGVAAIRAHGADSLVALGGGSPIDTAKALAVLAERGGHMRELKAPFRFAGPALPVIAVPTTAGTGSEVTQFTIITDSETNEKMLCAGPGYLPKAAVIDVDLTLSMPPRLTADTGIDALTHAIEAFVSRKANPVSDTYALAAISRIGRYLRRAYSDGGDLEAREEMMLAATLAGLAFSNASVALVHGMSRPLGAHFHIAHGMANAMLFAEITAFSVDHATERYATCARTLGVASDTDTDAAAAAALVAELRALAVEVEVPTPATRGIERELWEELVPVMAQQALASGSPANNPRVPTAEQVEQLYHAVYA, encoded by the coding sequence GTGAGCTTCGACATCAACACCCCTCCCGTCCTCCGATTCGGCGCGGGCAGCGTCGACACCATCGGCGAGCTGCTCGCCACGATGGGGGCCGCGCGGCCGCTCGTCGTCACCGACGCGTTCCTCGTCGGCGCGGGCGTCGCGGCACGGGTGACGGATGCGCTGGCCGCGGCAGGCGCGCAGGCCGCGGTCTTCGACGGCACGATCCCCGACCCCACGACCGACTCGCTCGAGGCGGGCGTCGCCGCGATCCGCGCGCACGGCGCCGACAGCCTCGTCGCGCTCGGCGGCGGCAGCCCGATCGACACCGCGAAGGCGCTCGCAGTGCTCGCCGAGCGCGGCGGGCACATGCGCGAACTCAAGGCGCCGTTCCGCTTCGCGGGCCCCGCGCTGCCGGTCATCGCGGTGCCGACGACCGCCGGCACGGGCTCGGAGGTGACGCAGTTCACGATCATCACCGACAGCGAGACGAACGAGAAGATGCTGTGCGCGGGCCCCGGCTACCTGCCGAAGGCCGCGGTCATCGACGTCGACCTCACGCTCTCGATGCCGCCGCGGCTCACCGCCGACACCGGCATCGATGCGCTCACCCACGCGATCGAGGCGTTCGTGAGCCGGAAGGCCAACCCGGTCTCCGACACCTACGCGCTCGCCGCCATCTCGCGCATCGGCCGCTACCTGCGCCGCGCTTACAGCGACGGCGGCGACCTCGAGGCGCGCGAGGAGATGATGCTCGCGGCGACGCTCGCGGGGCTGGCGTTCTCGAACGCATCCGTCGCCCTGGTGCACGGCATGAGCCGCCCGCTCGGCGCGCACTTCCACATCGCGCACGGCATGGCCAACGCGATGCTGTTCGCCGAGATCACCGCCTTCTCGGTCGACCACGCCACCGAGCGCTACGCGACGTGCGCGCGCACGCTCGGCGTCGCATCCGACACCGACACGGATGCGGCGGCGGCCGCCGCGCTCGTCGCCGAGCTGCGTGCGCTCGCCGTCGAGGTCGAGGTGCCGACGCCCGCGACGCGCGGCATCGAGCGCGAGCTCTGGGAGGAGCTCGTGCCGGTCATGGCGCAGCAGGCGCTCGCGTCGGGCTCGCCCGCCAACAACCCCCGCGTGCCGACCGCCGAGCAGGTCGAGCAGCTCTACCACGCCGTCTACGCGTGA
- a CDS encoding isochorismatase family protein, producing MQTALVVIDVQESFRQQPQWASISNPAIADDVARLVEGARAAGDDVIWVLHAEPGSGGVFDPASGHVRMLEGLEPQAGEPVLTKHAHNAFTTTDLQQRLTRAGTRRLRLAGIRTEQCVETTARLASDLGYEVEVVLDATATHPLALHDGSGELSADEVIARTAAALSGRFATITSIAEVLGEARAALR from the coding sequence ATGCAGACCGCGCTCGTCGTCATCGACGTCCAGGAGTCCTTCCGCCAGCAGCCCCAGTGGGCGAGCATCTCGAACCCCGCGATCGCCGACGACGTCGCGCGGCTCGTCGAGGGCGCTCGCGCCGCGGGCGACGACGTCATCTGGGTGCTGCACGCCGAGCCCGGCAGCGGCGGCGTCTTCGATCCGGCGAGCGGCCACGTGCGGATGCTCGAGGGCCTCGAGCCGCAGGCCGGGGAGCCCGTGCTGACCAAGCACGCGCACAACGCCTTCACCACGACCGACCTGCAGCAGCGGCTGACCCGGGCCGGCACGCGCCGCTTGCGCCTCGCGGGCATCCGCACCGAGCAGTGCGTCGAGACGACCGCGCGCCTCGCGAGCGACCTGGGCTACGAGGTCGAGGTGGTGCTCGACGCGACCGCGACGCATCCGCTCGCCCTGCACGACGGCTCGGGCGAGCTGAGCGCCGACGAGGTGATCGCCCGCACGGCGGCCGCGCTGTCGGGGCGCTTCGCGACGATCACCTCGATCGCGGAGGTGCTCGGGGAGGCACGAGCGGCGCTGCGCTGA
- a CDS encoding glycerol-3-phosphate responsive antiterminator, which translates to MDALTRRRQWVSTRLRTRPAIAALFSPDDVDAFLDTDAPIGIVASFDLLSLEPVLSRLQAADRFTFVNADSVGGLQLDRGGIDFLAKIGAAGVVTTRATAVARIEATGMVAMQKLFVTDRLNLPRSTHGLEGSLPSFVQIMPAPVLPYVMDEPVMRISPVIAGGFVANERSLQAALACGAAGISTSQRSLWTYRKEQ; encoded by the coding sequence ATGGATGCGCTCACGCGACGTCGGCAGTGGGTGTCGACGAGGCTCCGCACGCGACCCGCGATCGCGGCCCTCTTCTCACCCGACGACGTCGACGCGTTCCTCGACACGGACGCGCCGATCGGCATCGTCGCGAGCTTCGACCTGCTGAGCCTGGAGCCGGTGCTGAGCCGGCTCCAGGCGGCGGATCGATTCACGTTCGTGAACGCCGACAGCGTGGGCGGCCTCCAGCTCGACCGCGGCGGCATCGACTTCCTCGCGAAGATCGGTGCGGCCGGTGTCGTCACCACTCGTGCCACCGCCGTCGCCCGCATCGAGGCGACCGGCATGGTGGCCATGCAGAAGCTCTTCGTCACCGACCGGCTCAACCTGCCGCGCTCGACGCACGGGCTCGAGGGATCGCTCCCGAGCTTCGTGCAGATCATGCCCGCGCCGGTGCTGCCCTACGTGATGGACGAGCCCGTCATGCGCATCTCGCCCGTGATCGCGGGCGGATTCGTCGCCAACGAGCGATCGCTGCAGGCAGCGCTCGCGTGCGGCGCGGCCGGCATCTCGACCAGCCAGCGCTCGCTCTGGACCTACAGGAAAGAACAATGA
- a CDS encoding CoA-acylating methylmalonate-semialdehyde dehydrogenase, which yields MTITEQATGQQTTETIPHFIAGARREGSGRTAPVFNPALGTVAREVALASADEVAEAIAAAKAAFPAWRDLSIAKRQAIMFRFRELLVARKDDLARIITAEHGKVHSDALGEIARAIEVVELATAFPLMTKGEFSENASTGVDVYSLRQPLGVVGIISPFNFPAMVPLWFAPVALAAGNSVVLKPSEKDPSAAVFIAELYAEAGLPDGVLTVVHGDKEAVDVLLTHEDVAAISFVGSTPIAQYVYETGSKHGKRVQALGGAKNHMLVLPDADLDVTADAAVNAGFGSAGERCMAISVVVAVESIADELQAKIAERMQSIRTGDGTRDNDMGPLISGAHRDKVVGYIGTAEQDGATVVVDGRDPAGPNGSGVDGDPNGFWVKPTLLDNVPTESAAYKEEIFGPVLSIVRVASYEEGLELINANPFGNGTAIFTNDGGAARRFQNEVQVGMVGVNVPIPVPVGYHSFGGWKQSAFGQGKAYGKHAFDFYTREKVVTSRWLDPSHGGLNLGFPQN from the coding sequence ATGACCATCACCGAGCAGGCCACCGGCCAGCAGACCACCGAGACCATCCCCCACTTCATCGCAGGCGCCCGCCGCGAGGGCTCGGGCCGCACCGCGCCCGTCTTCAACCCCGCGCTCGGCACCGTCGCGCGCGAGGTCGCGCTCGCGTCGGCCGACGAGGTCGCCGAGGCGATCGCCGCGGCGAAGGCCGCCTTCCCCGCCTGGCGCGACCTCTCGATCGCGAAGCGGCAGGCGATCATGTTCCGCTTCCGCGAGCTGCTCGTCGCCCGCAAGGACGACCTCGCCCGCATCATCACCGCCGAGCACGGCAAGGTGCACTCGGATGCGCTCGGCGAGATCGCGCGCGCGATCGAGGTCGTCGAGCTCGCGACCGCGTTCCCCCTCATGACGAAGGGCGAGTTCTCCGAGAACGCCTCGACCGGCGTCGACGTCTACTCGCTGCGCCAGCCGCTCGGCGTCGTCGGCATCATCAGCCCGTTCAACTTCCCGGCGATGGTGCCGCTGTGGTTCGCGCCGGTCGCGCTCGCCGCCGGCAACTCGGTCGTGCTGAAGCCCTCCGAGAAGGACCCGTCGGCGGCGGTCTTCATCGCCGAGCTCTACGCGGAGGCCGGCCTCCCCGACGGCGTGCTCACCGTCGTGCACGGCGACAAGGAGGCGGTGGACGTGCTCCTCACCCACGAGGACGTCGCCGCGATCTCGTTCGTCGGCTCGACCCCGATCGCGCAGTACGTCTACGAGACGGGCTCGAAGCACGGCAAGCGCGTGCAGGCGCTCGGCGGCGCGAAGAACCACATGCTCGTGCTGCCCGACGCCGACCTCGACGTCACCGCAGACGCGGCCGTCAACGCGGGCTTCGGCTCGGCCGGTGAGCGCTGCATGGCGATCTCGGTCGTCGTCGCGGTCGAGTCGATCGCAGACGAGCTGCAGGCGAAGATCGCCGAGCGGATGCAGAGCATCCGCACCGGCGACGGCACGCGCGACAACGACATGGGGCCGCTCATCTCGGGCGCCCACCGCGACAAGGTCGTCGGCTACATCGGCACCGCCGAGCAGGACGGCGCGACCGTCGTCGTCGACGGGCGCGACCCGGCTGGTCCGAACGGCTCTGGGGTCGATGGCGACCCGAACGGCTTCTGGGTGAAGCCGACGCTGCTCGACAACGTGCCCACGGAGTCGGCCGCCTACAAGGAGGAGATCTTCGGCCCGGTGCTCTCGATCGTGCGGGTCGCCTCGTACGAGGAGGGCCTCGAGCTCATCAACGCCAACCCGTTCGGCAACGGCACGGCCATCTTCACGAACGACGGCGGCGCGGCCCGCCGATTCCAGAACGAGGTGCAGGTGGGCATGGTCGGCGTGAACGTGCCGATCCCGGTGCCCGTCGGCTACCACTCGTTCGGCGGCTGGAAGCAGTCGGCGTTCGGCCAGGGCAAGGCCTACGGCAAGCACGCGTTCGACTTCTACACCCGCGAGAAGGTCGTCACGAGCCGCTGGCTCGACCCGAGCCACGGCGGCCTGAACCTCGGCTTCCCGCAGAACTGA
- a CDS encoding putative quinol monooxygenase, whose translation MTQHYIVVATYTAKPETADQVAALLPQLAEASRTEPGNIAYSVARDLEQPHVFTIVETYVDADAFTAHRESTHFAEIGKEQIIPLLESRSVVGYEGDGVIG comes from the coding sequence ATGACCCAGCACTACATCGTCGTCGCCACCTACACCGCCAAGCCCGAGACCGCCGACCAGGTCGCGGCGCTGCTGCCGCAGCTCGCCGAGGCGTCGCGCACCGAGCCCGGCAACATCGCCTACTCGGTCGCGCGCGACCTCGAGCAGCCGCACGTCTTCACGATCGTCGAGACGTACGTCGACGCGGATGCGTTCACCGCGCACCGCGAGAGCACCCACTTCGCCGAGATCGGCAAGGAGCAGATCATCCCGCTGCTCGAGTCGCGGTCGGTCGTCGGGTACGAGGGGGACGGTGTGATCGGCTGA
- a CDS encoding NAD(P)H-quinone oxidoreductase gives MKAIAFEIDGPLRWADAAEPVAADGEVVVEVAATAVNRADLMQRAGKYPSPEGESDILGLECSGTIVSLGDGVEGWAVGDEVCALLAGGGYAERVAVPATQLLPVPEGVALADAAALPEAVCTVWSAMRDVPAPEPGALALVHGGSGGIGTMAIQMLRAAGWRVAATASAKHHALCRELGAEVVIDYREQDFVEVVLAATDGRGAEFVLDVIGADYLGRNLDALALDGAITVIAVQGGTKAEVDLRRLMQRRVTLRAMTLRARPRTGGRGSKAEVVRQAREAVWPQIAAGDVRPVIGARVPLAEAERAHALMGSPEAPGGKLLLER, from the coding sequence ATGAAGGCGATCGCATTCGAGATCGATGGACCGCTGCGGTGGGCGGATGCGGCGGAGCCGGTGGCGGCCGACGGCGAAGTGGTCGTCGAGGTCGCCGCGACGGCGGTCAATCGCGCCGACCTCATGCAGCGCGCCGGCAAGTACCCGTCGCCCGAGGGGGAGTCGGACATCCTGGGCCTCGAGTGCTCGGGCACGATCGTCTCGCTCGGCGACGGCGTCGAGGGGTGGGCGGTCGGCGACGAGGTGTGCGCGCTGCTCGCCGGCGGCGGCTACGCCGAGCGGGTCGCGGTGCCGGCGACGCAGCTGCTCCCGGTGCCCGAGGGCGTGGCGCTCGCGGATGCGGCGGCGCTCCCCGAGGCCGTCTGCACCGTGTGGTCGGCGATGCGCGACGTGCCGGCGCCCGAGCCGGGCGCGCTCGCGCTCGTGCACGGCGGCTCGGGCGGCATCGGCACGATGGCCATCCAGATGCTGCGCGCCGCCGGCTGGCGGGTCGCGGCGACGGCGAGCGCGAAGCACCACGCGCTGTGCCGCGAGCTCGGCGCCGAGGTCGTCATCGACTACCGCGAGCAGGACTTCGTCGAGGTCGTGCTCGCCGCGACCGACGGCCGCGGCGCCGAGTTCGTGCTCGACGTCATCGGCGCCGACTACCTGGGCCGCAACCTCGACGCGCTCGCGCTCGACGGCGCGATCACGGTGATCGCGGTGCAGGGCGGCACGAAGGCCGAGGTCGATCTGCGCCGCCTCATGCAGCGCCGCGTGACGCTGCGCGCGATGACGCTTCGCGCCCGCCCCCGCACCGGCGGCCGCGGCTCGAAGGCCGAGGTCGTGCGCCAGGCGCGCGAAGCCGTCTGGCCGCAGATCGCCGCGGGCGACGTGCGCCCCGTGATCGGCGCGCGCGTGCCGCTCGCCGAGGCCGAGCGCGCGCACGCGCTCATGGGCTCGCCTGAGGCGCCCGGCGGCAAGCTGCTGCTCGAGCGGTAG
- a CDS encoding cytochrome P450 — MRPRFQALANELIDGFAARGEAEFVSEFAEPYSSRILCMLLGLPDDEWPQVAHWADDLGKSFGINVRADLPRIEAALEGLAGYIERVIEDRQARPQDDLVSTLIAAHEGSDALSRRELSVALVFLAFAGMETTRNQLGLAVQTFLAHPEQWRLMAERPELGARAVEEVMRVNPTVTWVTREAREDVDLYGLQIPKGGIVQVLSHAMGTDERAMAEHVPFDIRVDDRPLHSGFGGGVHHCLGHFVARTDMSVALPLLAQRMPDVAADGPGEWLPVSGNTGPIRFPLRFTPTR, encoded by the coding sequence ATGCGGCCGCGCTTCCAGGCGCTCGCGAACGAGCTCATCGACGGCTTCGCCGCGCGCGGCGAGGCCGAGTTCGTCAGCGAGTTCGCCGAGCCCTACTCGAGCCGCATCCTCTGCATGCTGCTGGGGCTGCCGGACGACGAGTGGCCGCAGGTCGCGCACTGGGCCGACGACCTCGGCAAGTCGTTCGGCATCAACGTGCGGGCCGATCTGCCGCGCATCGAGGCGGCGCTCGAGGGCCTCGCCGGCTACATCGAGCGCGTGATCGAGGATCGCCAGGCGCGCCCGCAGGACGACCTCGTCTCGACGCTCATCGCCGCGCACGAGGGGTCGGATGCGCTCAGTCGCCGAGAGCTGTCGGTCGCGCTGGTGTTCCTCGCGTTCGCCGGCATGGAGACGACCCGCAACCAGCTGGGCCTCGCCGTCCAGACCTTCCTCGCGCATCCGGAGCAGTGGCGGCTCATGGCCGAGCGGCCCGAGCTCGGCGCGCGCGCCGTCGAGGAGGTGATGCGCGTGAACCCGACCGTCACGTGGGTCACGCGCGAGGCCAGGGAGGACGTCGACCTCTACGGCCTGCAGATCCCGAAGGGCGGCATCGTGCAGGTGCTCTCACACGCGATGGGCACCGACGAGCGCGCGATGGCCGAGCACGTGCCGTTCGACATCCGCGTCGACGACCGGCCGCTGCACTCAGGCTTCGGCGGCGGCGTGCACCACTGCCTCGGCCACTTCGTCGCCCGCACCGACATGTCGGTCGCGCTGCCGCTGCTCGCGCAGCGAATGCCGGATGTCGCGGCCGACGGCCCGGGCGAGTGGCTGCCGGTCTCTGGCAACACGGGGCCCATCCGGTTCCCGCTGCGGTTCACGCCCACGCGCTGA
- a CDS encoding TetR/AcrR family transcriptional regulator: protein MRKGEATNQAILRAGLSEASQVGLSRLTIGGLATAMEMSKSGLYAHFGSKEQLQVDILDFAADHFRDVVVLPALAEPAGLSRIRTVIERWMGWDGEGEYALPGGCVFAAAATELDDAPEGPVRDRLAEHHAAFQEALRRIHRSAVVVGDLRDTDSADFAHMLYGHMLGFHFAHRMMRDPLARERTWRAIDALLESQRA from the coding sequence ATGCGCAAGGGCGAGGCGACCAACCAGGCGATCCTGCGCGCCGGCCTGAGCGAAGCGAGCCAGGTCGGCCTCTCGCGGCTCACGATCGGCGGCCTCGCGACTGCGATGGAGATGTCGAAGAGCGGCCTCTACGCCCACTTCGGCTCGAAGGAGCAGCTGCAGGTCGACATCCTCGACTTCGCCGCCGACCACTTCCGCGACGTCGTCGTGCTGCCCGCGCTCGCCGAGCCGGCCGGCCTCTCCCGCATCCGCACCGTGATCGAGCGCTGGATGGGCTGGGACGGCGAGGGCGAGTACGCGCTGCCCGGCGGCTGCGTCTTCGCGGCTGCCGCGACCGAGCTCGACGACGCCCCCGAGGGCCCCGTGCGCGACCGGCTCGCCGAGCACCACGCGGCGTTCCAGGAGGCGCTGCGGCGCATCCACCGCTCCGCCGTCGTCGTCGGCGACCTGCGCGACACCGACAGCGCCGACTTCGCCCACATGCTCTACGGCCACATGCTCGGCTTCCACTTCGCGCACCGCATGATGCGCGACCCCCTCGCTCGCGAGCGCACCTGGCGCGCGATCGACGCCCTGCTCGAGTCGCAGCGGGCCTGA
- a CDS encoding LysR family transcriptional regulator, producing MDAENLRYLLEVARTGRLRDAAAQLQVDETTVSRRISRLEQELGVRMFDRTPQGWRITEPGRLVIPHAEAIESSVSRALEAVVSRAGDLSGTARILAPDGFGANVLVPGMRPLLDAHPGLSLEVITATSHDLITARDFDVAVTLERPSPRAAAVQHLADYELRCYASRDYLERHGTPASVDELRRDHALIWYVDALLDVQPLRILDELLPRANARLQTNNITGQHSATRAGLGVGLLPTYIGDADPSLVGVLPEEVRVSRTYWLVVPRDLAELLRVREITQALHALVAEHPLLTPRAR from the coding sequence ATGGACGCCGAGAACCTCCGCTACCTGCTCGAAGTGGCGCGCACCGGGCGGCTGCGCGACGCTGCGGCGCAGCTGCAGGTCGACGAGACGACGGTCTCGCGCCGCATCAGCCGGCTCGAGCAGGAGCTCGGGGTGCGGATGTTCGACCGCACGCCCCAGGGGTGGCGCATCACCGAGCCCGGCCGGCTCGTGATCCCGCACGCGGAGGCGATCGAGTCGAGCGTCTCGCGCGCCCTCGAGGCCGTCGTCTCGCGCGCGGGGGATCTCAGCGGCACCGCGCGCATCCTCGCACCGGACGGCTTCGGCGCCAACGTGCTCGTGCCGGGCATGCGTCCGCTGCTCGACGCGCACCCCGGCCTGTCGCTCGAGGTCATCACCGCGACGAGCCACGACCTCATCACCGCGCGCGACTTCGACGTCGCGGTCACGCTCGAGCGGCCCTCGCCGCGCGCCGCCGCCGTGCAGCACCTCGCCGACTACGAGCTGCGCTGCTACGCCTCCCGCGACTACCTCGAGCGGCACGGCACCCCCGCGTCCGTCGACGAGCTGCGGCGCGACCACGCGCTCATCTGGTACGTCGACGCGCTGCTCGACGTGCAGCCGCTGCGCATCCTCGACGAGCTGCTGCCGCGCGCCAACGCCCGGCTGCAGACCAACAACATCACCGGTCAGCACAGCGCGACCCGGGCCGGCCTCGGCGTGGGCCTGCTGCCCACCTACATCGGCGACGCCGACCCGTCGCTCGTCGGCGTGCTGCCGGAGGAGGTGCGCGTCAGCCGCACCTACTGGCTCGTCGTGCCGCGCGACCTCGCCGAGCTGCTGCGGGTGCGCGAGATCACGCAGGCGCTGCACGCGCTCGTCGCCGAGCACCCGCTGCTGACGCCGCGTGCGAGGTAG
- a CDS encoding FAD-binding oxidoreductase produces the protein MISKEAVKRGYNRGNYTVGAPTQPHWAPESPAEATSASLATATIDVPAAVVDELRAASDEVITDQAGLIEGTRDWWARTMIAETSGAPAAIEGVIVKVSTEEQVQQVMRIASANGIPVTVSAGRSNVTGAALPLAGGIVLDVCGLDKFVSWDPESQIVEVETGVFGDIFEETIQREYGMTMGHWPSSYAISTVGGWVACRGAGQLSTRYGKIEDMVVGMDVVLADGEKVTLGGSARAAVGPDLLQLFIGSEGVLGVITRIRFKLERLPDYGRAIAYGFDSFADGLEACRRIMQEGATPGALRLYDALESGLQFDEPERHVLLIADEGPQGLVDAGMEISERVCREVGGTELDGDVIFERWLDTRYLTGKSAEGFKKSPGFVADTLEMIGPWKDLPAIYDEVVEALQQVPGTLAGSAHQSHAYVDSACLYFSLRGDVAVEDRADWYQAAWDAANAVIIRHGATLSHHHGVGLLRARFMEPSLGGAFGVLQTVKRALDPKGILNPGKLGLAR, from the coding sequence ATGATCAGCAAGGAAGCAGTGAAGCGCGGGTACAACCGCGGCAACTACACCGTCGGCGCGCCGACGCAGCCGCACTGGGCGCCCGAGTCGCCCGCGGAGGCCACGAGCGCCTCGCTCGCGACGGCGACCATCGACGTGCCCGCAGCCGTCGTCGACGAGCTGCGCGCCGCATCCGACGAGGTCATCACCGACCAGGCCGGCCTCATCGAGGGCACCCGCGACTGGTGGGCGCGCACGATGATCGCCGAGACGAGCGGGGCCCCTGCCGCCATCGAGGGCGTCATCGTCAAGGTCTCGACCGAGGAGCAGGTGCAGCAGGTCATGCGCATCGCCTCGGCGAACGGCATCCCGGTGACGGTCTCGGCGGGCCGCTCGAACGTCACGGGTGCCGCGCTGCCGCTCGCGGGCGGCATCGTGCTCGACGTGTGCGGGCTCGACAAGTTCGTCTCGTGGGATCCCGAGAGCCAGATCGTCGAGGTCGAGACGGGTGTCTTCGGCGACATCTTCGAGGAGACCATCCAGCGCGAGTACGGCATGACGATGGGTCACTGGCCGTCGTCGTACGCGATCTCGACCGTCGGCGGCTGGGTCGCGTGCCGCGGCGCCGGCCAGCTCTCGACCCGCTACGGGAAGATCGAGGACATGGTCGTCGGCATGGACGTCGTGCTCGCCGACGGCGAGAAGGTGACGCTCGGCGGCTCGGCGCGCGCCGCGGTCGGCCCCGACCTGCTGCAGCTCTTCATCGGCTCGGAGGGCGTGCTCGGTGTCATCACCCGCATCCGCTTCAAGCTCGAGCGGCTGCCCGACTACGGCCGCGCGATCGCCTACGGCTTCGACTCGTTCGCGGATGGGCTCGAGGCGTGCCGCCGCATCATGCAGGAGGGCGCGACGCCGGGTGCGCTGCGCCTCTACGACGCGCTCGAGAGCGGGCTGCAGTTCGACGAGCCCGAGCGCCACGTGCTGCTCATCGCCGACGAGGGCCCGCAGGGTCTGGTCGACGCCGGCATGGAGATCTCGGAGCGCGTGTGCCGCGAGGTCGGCGGCACCGAGCTCGACGGCGACGTGATCTTCGAGCGCTGGCTCGACACGCGCTACCTCACCGGCAAGAGCGCCGAGGGCTTCAAGAAGAGCCCCGGCTTCGTCGCCGACACCCTCGAGATGATCGGCCCCTGGAAGGACCTGCCGGCCATCTACGACGAGGTCGTCGAGGCGCTGCAGCAGGTGCCCGGCACCCTCGCGGGCTCGGCGCACCAGTCGCACGCGTACGTCGACTCGGCCTGCCTCTACTTCTCGCTCCGCGGCGACGTCGCGGTCGAGGACCGGGCCGACTGGTACCAGGCGGCGTGGGATGCGGCCAACGCGGTGATCATCCGCCACGGCGCGACGCTCAGCCACCACCACGGCGTCGGGCTGCTGCGCGCGCGCTTCATGGAGCCGTCGCTCGGCGGCGCCTTCGGCGTGCTCCAGACGGTCAAGCGCGCGCTCGACCCGAAGGGCATCCTGAACCCCGGCAAGCTGGGGCTCGCTCGATAA
- a CDS encoding cupin domain-containing protein — protein MDDDPVATNPQLYSVVFENERVRVLEYRDEPGAESTPHRHPDSVMVTLSDFDRRLSSGVRAVDVAMAAGQARWLPAQAHAGTNIGSTETHVIFVELKEPGPAAPPEDEPLGPR, from the coding sequence ATGGATGACGATCCTGTCGCGACGAATCCGCAGCTCTACTCGGTGGTCTTCGAGAACGAGCGTGTCCGCGTGCTCGAGTACCGCGACGAGCCGGGCGCCGAGAGCACCCCGCACCGGCACCCCGACAGCGTCATGGTCACGCTGAGCGACTTCGACCGACGGCTCTCCTCCGGCGTCCGCGCGGTCGACGTCGCGATGGCCGCAGGGCAGGCGCGGTGGCTGCCGGCACAGGCGCACGCAGGCACCAACATCGGGTCGACCGAGACGCACGTGATCTTCGTGGAGCTGAAGGAGCCGGGCCCCGCAGCGCCACCGGAGGACGAGCCGCTCGGTCCGCGATAG